A genomic stretch from Flavobacterium humidisoli includes:
- a CDS encoding glycosidase, translating into MTTITSSARFQERKSALEKQHKTLLEQKNEPQESVGNGIYERYKNPVVTAAHIPLNWRFDFNEDSNPFLQERIGVNAAFNAGAMKWDGKYLLAVRVEGIDRKSFFAIAESPNGIDNFKFWDKPCVIPQTEEPDTNVYDMRLIHHEDGFVYGIFCTERKDPKAPKGDTSSAVANAGIVRSKDLVNWERLPDLISNTGQQRNVVLHPEFVNGKYTLYTRPQDGFIDVGSGGGIGLGYVEDMANPVVKDEKIIFGKQYHTIYELKNGLGPAPIKTSKGWLHLAHGVRNTAAGLRYTLYMFMTDLNDITKVTHVPAGHFMGPEGIERVGDVSNVLFSNGWIEDEDGTVYVYYASSDTRMHVAVSSVDKLVDYVINTPADTFISAGSVQTILNQIEKNNAI; encoded by the coding sequence ATGACAACAATAACATCTTCAGCTCGTTTTCAAGAAAGAAAATCGGCATTAGAAAAACAACATAAAACACTGCTTGAACAAAAAAACGAACCTCAGGAAAGTGTTGGAAACGGGATTTACGAACGTTACAAAAATCCAGTTGTTACCGCAGCGCATATTCCGTTAAACTGGCGTTTTGATTTTAACGAAGATTCAAATCCGTTTTTACAAGAAAGAATTGGCGTAAATGCAGCTTTCAACGCTGGAGCAATGAAATGGGATGGAAAATATTTATTGGCTGTTCGTGTCGAAGGAATCGACAGAAAATCTTTTTTTGCTATCGCCGAAAGTCCAAACGGAATTGACAATTTCAAATTTTGGGACAAACCATGCGTAATTCCACAAACTGAAGAACCTGACACAAACGTATACGACATGCGTTTGATTCATCACGAAGATGGATTTGTTTACGGAATTTTCTGTACCGAAAGAAAAGATCCAAAAGCTCCAAAAGGCGACACGAGTTCGGCTGTGGCCAATGCAGGAATCGTTCGTTCTAAAGATTTAGTAAACTGGGAAAGACTTCCAGATTTGATTTCGAACACAGGACAGCAGCGAAATGTAGTGTTACATCCAGAATTTGTAAACGGAAAATATACTTTATATACACGTCCACAAGATGGCTTTATTGATGTTGGAAGTGGTGGAGGAATCGGTTTAGGATATGTTGAGGACATGGCAAATCCTGTCGTAAAAGACGAAAAAATCATTTTTGGAAAACAATATCATACGATTTACGAACTGAAAAATGGTTTGGGTCCTGCTCCAATTAAAACTTCAAAAGGCTGGTTGCATTTAGCACACGGAGTTCGAAATACGGCCGCAGGTTTACGCTATACTTTGTATATGTTCATGACCGATTTGAATGATATTACAAAAGTTACGCACGTTCCAGCCGGACATTTTATGGGGCCAGAAGGAATTGAAAGAGTCGGCGATGTTTCGAATGTTTTATTCTCTAATGGATGGATCGAAGACGAAGATGGAACGGTTTACGTTTATTACGCTTCTTCAGACACGAGAATGCACGTGGCAGTTTCATCTGTAGATAAACTTGTTGATTATGTAATAAATACTCCAGCAGATACTTTTATTTCGGCAGGTTCAGTGCAAACAATCCTTAATCAAATCGAAAAAAATAACGCAATTTAA
- a CDS encoding AGE family epimerase/isomerase, whose protein sequence is MSLQRKLLKSELTAELDSILNYWSERTIDDQNGGFVGQIDFNDQRIENAEKGSVLNARILWTFSASYQTTKNENHKKLAKRAFDFLAANFYDTQFGGLFWSINEDKTPKDTKNQIYALAFAIYGLSEYYAISKEEKALEIAKNLYAKIQEHSYDKINKGYFEAFTRDWQPIEDLRLSAKDANEKKTMNTHLHIIEGFVNLYKVWKDDKLLLDIVELLETIEKYFINTETGHLRLFFDENWKEKPDVISYGHDIEAAWLLQQCAEISGNEILIANYKKYAVQIAEATKKGLDADGGLWYEFDPEKNHLIAEKHWWPQAEAVIGFYNAYQLTGKEEYLDIVYKNWKFIKKYMIDQQNGEWYWGVYDDYSVMKKDKAGFWKCPYHNGRACLELIHRIEN, encoded by the coding sequence GTGTCATTACAAAGAAAGCTTTTAAAATCGGAATTAACCGCAGAACTTGATTCTATCCTAAACTATTGGTCGGAACGTACTATTGATGATCAAAACGGAGGTTTTGTTGGCCAAATCGATTTTAATGATCAAAGAATTGAAAATGCAGAAAAAGGTTCGGTTTTAAACGCCCGAATTCTTTGGACTTTCTCTGCCAGTTATCAAACCACAAAAAACGAAAACCACAAAAAGTTGGCAAAAAGAGCATTCGATTTTCTTGCTGCTAATTTTTATGACACACAGTTTGGAGGTCTTTTTTGGAGTATAAATGAGGATAAAACTCCAAAAGACACCAAAAATCAGATATATGCATTAGCTTTTGCGATTTATGGATTGTCTGAATATTATGCAATTTCGAAAGAAGAAAAAGCTTTAGAAATTGCTAAGAACTTATATGCAAAAATCCAAGAACATAGCTATGACAAGATAAATAAAGGTTATTTCGAAGCTTTTACCAGAGATTGGCAACCAATTGAAGATTTGCGTTTAAGCGCAAAAGATGCCAATGAAAAGAAAACCATGAATACCCATCTTCATATTATTGAAGGTTTTGTCAATTTATATAAAGTCTGGAAAGACGATAAATTGCTCCTGGATATTGTAGAATTATTAGAAACAATAGAAAAATATTTTATCAATACTGAAACAGGACATTTACGCTTGTTTTTTGATGAAAACTGGAAAGAAAAACCAGATGTCATTTCGTACGGACATGATATTGAAGCAGCTTGGCTTTTACAGCAATGTGCTGAAATTTCTGGAAATGAAATTTTGATTGCCAACTATAAAAAATATGCCGTACAAATTGCCGAAGCAACCAAAAAAGGTTTAGATGCTGATGGCGGTTTATGGTACGAATTTGATCCAGAAAAAAACCATTTAATTGCAGAAAAACATTGGTGGCCACAAGCCGAAGCTGTAATTGGTTTTTACAACGCTTATCAGTTAACTGGAAAAGAAGAATATCTTGATATTGTTTATAAAAACTGGAAATTCATAAAAAAGTACATGATCGACCAGCAAAATGGAGAATGGTATTGGGGAGTTTATGACGATTATAGCGTAATGAAAAAAGACAAAGCTGGTTTCTGGAAATGTCCCTATCATAATGGTCGAGCTTGCCTGGAGCTTATCCATCGAATCGAAAATTGA
- a CDS encoding glycoside hydrolase 5 family protein: MKNRFFKTLSLTLIFTAIACQAQEKITVKENEFYKGDKPYAYIGTNYWYGSMLASKKIGDRKRLLRELDLMKKNGIDNLRVLVGADGGKYDFTVRPALQYEQGKYDEDLLDGLDFLINEMSKRNMYAVLYLTNNWEWSGGMSQYLEWNGKGAIPVPNIPPNTWPQFMSYTEQFHSCEPCMEALNNHVKFIIGRTNAYSKKKYNEDNTIMSWQVGNEPRLFTVENEAKFTKWLNNIVDLIDSLDKNHLVSTGSEGKNSSNDSMEIFERTHQNPNIDYLTMHIWPKNWNWFKADNAKATMTKTIENAGKYIDDHIKVANNLNRPIIIEEFGLPRENENLNAGASSVYRDQFYSYIFGRVAESVKNNGPLRAANFWGYGGEGKAVNETGKWNPGDPLTTDPPQEPQGLNSVFNGDQSTLEIVKDYNLKLKNK, encoded by the coding sequence ATGAAAAACAGATTTTTTAAAACCCTTTCATTGACCTTGATTTTTACTGCAATTGCTTGTCAGGCACAGGAAAAAATTACCGTAAAAGAAAACGAATTTTATAAAGGCGATAAACCTTACGCTTATATTGGAACCAATTATTGGTACGGAAGCATGCTGGCTTCTAAAAAAATAGGCGATCGTAAAAGACTTTTGCGCGAATTGGATTTAATGAAGAAAAACGGAATCGATAACTTACGGGTTTTAGTGGGTGCTGATGGCGGAAAATACGATTTTACAGTTCGTCCAGCACTGCAATACGAACAAGGAAAATATGATGAAGATTTATTGGACGGATTGGATTTCTTGATTAACGAAATGAGCAAACGAAACATGTACGCCGTTTTGTACTTGACCAATAACTGGGAATGGTCGGGCGGAATGTCACAATATTTAGAATGGAATGGAAAAGGAGCAATTCCGGTTCCGAATATTCCGCCGAATACTTGGCCTCAATTTATGTCGTACACAGAACAGTTTCACAGCTGCGAACCGTGTATGGAAGCTTTAAATAATCATGTAAAGTTTATTATTGGAAGAACAAACGCCTATTCCAAAAAGAAATATAACGAAGACAACACGATTATGTCGTGGCAGGTTGGAAATGAACCTAGACTTTTTACGGTAGAAAACGAAGCTAAATTCACCAAATGGTTGAATAACATTGTCGATTTAATTGACAGTTTGGATAAAAATCATTTAGTTTCTACAGGTTCTGAAGGAAAAAACAGTTCGAACGACAGCATGGAAATCTTCGAAAGAACGCATCAAAATCCAAACATTGATTATTTAACGATGCACATCTGGCCAAAAAACTGGAACTGGTTTAAAGCCGATAATGCCAAAGCTACAATGACAAAAACAATCGAAAACGCTGGAAAATATATTGATGATCATATTAAAGTTGCCAATAATCTAAACAGACCAATTATTATTGAAGAATTTGGTCTTCCGAGAGAAAATGAAAATTTAAATGCTGGAGCTTCCTCTGTTTACAGAGATCAATTTTACAGCTATATTTTTGGAAGAGTTGCAGAAAGTGTCAAAAATAATGGTCCTTTAAGAGCAGCCAATTTCTGGGGTTATGGCGGCGAAGGAAAAGCAGTAAACGAAACGGGAAAATGGAATCCAGGCGATCCTTTAACAACAGATCCTCCGCAAGAACCACAAGGTTTAAATTCTGTTTTTAATGGAGATCAATCAACATTAGAAATTGTAAAAGATTATAATTTGAAATTGAAAAATAAATAG
- the mgrA gene encoding L-glyceraldehyde 3-phosphate reductase, producing the protein MKYNRCGRSGLLLPEISLGLWHNFGSVDNFENAESIAVEAFDKGITHFDLANNYGPVPGSAEENFGKILWHNFQGNLRDEIVISTKAGYTMWNGPYGDWGSRKYLLSSLDQSLKRMSIDYVDIFYSHRPDPETPIEETMMALDHAVRSGKALYVGISNYSAEQTRVAVEVLKQLGTPCLIHQAKYSMLERWVENGLLDVLEEKGVGCIAFSPLAQGLLTDKYLKGIPENSRAHNPNGHLKEDEVTQERIQKLIQLNEIAQNRNQSLAQMALAWLQKDKRITSVLIGASSVKQLCNNIDCLQNTEFSNDELNAIEEILT; encoded by the coding sequence ATGAAATATAACAGATGTGGAAGAAGCGGATTGTTACTGCCTGAAATTTCTTTAGGATTATGGCATAACTTCGGTTCGGTTGATAATTTTGAAAATGCCGAAAGTATTGCCGTTGAGGCTTTTGATAAAGGAATAACTCATTTTGATTTAGCAAATAATTACGGGCCGGTTCCTGGTTCTGCTGAAGAGAATTTTGGAAAAATACTATGGCATAATTTTCAGGGAAATCTGCGTGATGAAATCGTAATTTCTACCAAAGCGGGTTACACGATGTGGAACGGACCTTATGGCGATTGGGGTTCAAGAAAATATCTGTTGTCTAGTTTAGATCAGAGTTTGAAACGAATGAGTATCGATTATGTTGATATTTTTTATTCGCATCGTCCAGATCCTGAAACGCCAATTGAAGAAACGATGATGGCATTAGATCATGCTGTGAGAAGTGGAAAAGCGTTGTATGTTGGAATCAGTAATTATTCGGCAGAGCAAACTCGTGTTGCAGTTGAGGTTTTAAAACAATTGGGAACTCCATGTTTGATTCATCAGGCAAAATATTCAATGCTGGAACGTTGGGTAGAAAATGGCTTATTAGATGTTTTAGAAGAAAAAGGAGTTGGCTGTATTGCATTTTCACCTTTGGCGCAAGGACTTTTAACAGATAAATATTTAAAGGGAATTCCAGAAAATTCTAGAGCGCATAATCCGAACGGACATCTCAAAGAAGATGAGGTTACACAAGAAAGGATTCAGAAATTAATTCAGCTGAATGAAATTGCTCAGAATAGAAACCAGTCTTTGGCTCAAATGGCTTTGGCTTGGCTGCAAAAAGACAAACGAATTACATCTGTTTTAATTGGCGCAAGTTCTGTGAAACAATTATGCAATAATATTGATTGTCTTCAGAATACAGAGTTTTCGAATGATGAATTGAATGCGATTGAAGAGATTTTGACGTAA
- the bglX gene encoding beta-glucosidase BglX has translation MKNKKIITIGVFALLTIGNMNAQKKPYLDKNKTVEQRIDLLLPLMTLEEKVGQMNQYNGFWDVTGPAPKGGTAELKYEHLRKGLVGSMLTVRGVKEVRAVQKIAVEETRLGIPLIIGFDVIHGYKTLSPIPLAEAASWDLEAIKKSAAIAADEASASGINWTFGPNVDVANDARWGRVMEGAGEDPYLGSKVGYARVKGFQGETVADLQKVNTIAACAKHFAAYGYVEAGLEYNIVDISNSKLYNSVLPPFEATVEAGVRTFMNSFNTLNGVPATGNAFLQRDILKGKWKFDGFVISDYASIREMIAHGYAKDEADATSKAVIAGSDMDMESYLYVSKLVDLVKSGKVKEALVDDAVRRILRVKFELGLFDDPYRYCDEKREKEVVGSKANNDGVLDMAKKSIVLLKNEKNLLPLKKSGQKVALIGALANDKNSPLGSWRIAADDNTAVSVLEGMQQYKDNQLVFEKGVDLLKQKATFLTETVFNTTDKSGFEAAKKAAKNADVVVMVLGEYGFQSGEGRSRTDLNLPGLQQELLEEIYKVNPNVVLVLNNGRPLSIPWAAENVPAIVEAWHLGTQTGNAVAQVLYGDYNPSGKLPMSFPRNVGQVPIYYNKYSTGRPIDSDKNVFWSHYMDVEKTPQFPFGFGLSYTKFDYKNLKLNKTAFAKGEKVEVSVEVTNLGNYDGKEVVQLYIHDEFASIVRPIKELKGFELVNLNKGETKTVNFTLTDKELGFYDNEGNYLVEPGTFKIMVGGSSDKGLQGGFEIKE, from the coding sequence ATGAAAAATAAAAAAATAATAACTATTGGGGTTTTTGCCCTTCTTACGATTGGAAATATGAATGCACAAAAAAAGCCGTATCTGGATAAAAATAAAACTGTTGAGCAGCGTATAGATTTGCTTTTACCGTTAATGACGCTGGAGGAAAAAGTAGGGCAGATGAATCAATATAATGGTTTCTGGGATGTTACAGGACCAGCACCAAAAGGCGGAACAGCCGAATTAAAATACGAACATTTAAGAAAAGGATTAGTCGGATCGATGCTGACGGTTCGCGGAGTGAAAGAAGTTCGTGCCGTGCAGAAAATTGCGGTGGAAGAAACCAGATTAGGAATTCCGTTGATAATTGGTTTTGACGTTATACATGGTTATAAAACGTTAAGTCCAATTCCGTTGGCAGAAGCTGCGAGTTGGGATTTAGAAGCGATAAAAAAATCGGCAGCAATTGCGGCAGATGAAGCTTCGGCATCAGGAATTAACTGGACTTTTGGACCAAATGTTGACGTTGCAAACGATGCGCGCTGGGGACGTGTGATGGAAGGTGCGGGAGAAGATCCGTATTTAGGCAGTAAAGTAGGTTATGCAAGGGTAAAAGGTTTTCAAGGAGAAACGGTTGCAGATCTTCAGAAAGTAAATACGATTGCGGCTTGCGCGAAACACTTTGCGGCTTATGGTTATGTTGAAGCTGGTCTGGAATATAATATTGTGGATATCAGCAATTCTAAATTGTACAACTCGGTTTTGCCTCCTTTTGAAGCTACTGTTGAAGCAGGAGTTCGTACGTTTATGAATTCGTTTAATACCTTAAATGGCGTTCCAGCAACTGGAAATGCTTTTCTGCAAAGAGATATTTTAAAAGGAAAATGGAAGTTTGACGGATTTGTAATTTCTGATTATGCTTCGATTCGTGAAATGATAGCGCACGGATATGCAAAAGATGAAGCTGATGCAACATCAAAAGCTGTAATCGCTGGTTCTGATATGGATATGGAATCTTATTTATATGTGTCTAAACTGGTTGATTTGGTAAAATCTGGAAAAGTAAAAGAAGCTTTGGTTGATGATGCCGTTCGCAGAATTCTACGAGTGAAATTTGAATTGGGATTATTTGATGATCCATACAGATATTGTGATGAAAAACGCGAAAAAGAAGTTGTAGGAAGTAAAGCCAACAACGACGGCGTTTTGGATATGGCGAAAAAATCAATCGTTTTGTTAAAGAATGAAAAGAATTTACTTCCGCTGAAAAAATCAGGGCAGAAAGTCGCTTTGATCGGAGCTTTAGCAAATGACAAAAACAGTCCGTTGGGAAGCTGGAGAATTGCGGCTGATGATAATACAGCGGTTTCAGTTTTAGAGGGGATGCAGCAATATAAAGACAATCAGCTAGTTTTTGAAAAAGGAGTAGATTTATTAAAACAAAAAGCGACTTTTTTGACTGAAACAGTTTTCAATACCACAGATAAAAGCGGATTTGAAGCGGCTAAAAAAGCAGCCAAAAATGCCGATGTTGTGGTAATGGTTTTAGGCGAATACGGTTTCCAAAGCGGGGAGGGAAGAAGTAGAACAGATTTGAATCTTCCAGGTTTGCAGCAGGAATTGTTAGAAGAAATCTACAAAGTAAATCCAAATGTAGTTTTGGTTTTAAATAATGGTCGTCCGTTAAGTATTCCGTGGGCAGCAGAAAATGTTCCAGCAATTGTAGAAGCTTGGCATTTAGGAACACAGACTGGAAATGCTGTTGCGCAGGTTTTATACGGAGATTATAATCCGAGTGGGAAATTGCCAATGTCATTTCCTAGAAATGTAGGTCAGGTGCCAATTTATTATAACAAATACAGTACAGGAAGACCAATAGACAGTGATAAAAATGTTTTCTGGTCGCATTATATGGATGTGGAGAAAACGCCTCAATTTCCGTTTGGTTTTGGTTTGAGTTATACCAAATTCGATTATAAAAACTTGAAATTGAATAAAACTGCTTTTGCAAAAGGAGAAAAAGTTGAGGTAAGTGTTGAAGTAACGAATTTAGGAAACTATGATGGAAAAGAAGTAGTGCAATTATATATTCATGATGAATTTGCAAGTATCGTTCGCCCAATAAAAGAATTGAAAGGCTTTGAATTGGTGAATCTTAATAAGGGTGAAACTAAAACGGTAAATTTTACTTTAACGGATAAAGAACTTGGTTTTTATGATAACGAAGGAAATTATTTAGTTGAGCCAGGAACTTTTAAAATTATGGTTGGAGGTAGCTCTGATAAAGGTTTGCAGGGTGGTTTTGAAATAAAAGAATAG
- a CDS encoding sialate O-acetylesterase: MKNNIYKFVFFLLISSTMMANVSLPNIFSDNMVLQRNSEVKIWGWANPKEEIKLVSGWNNQEYKTIANNQAKWEITIKTPEAGGPFSISIKGYNEVILKNILIGEVWLCSGQSNMEMSASWGIDNGEEEAKNAANPNIRFFTVPKLTAESPQNNLLGNWTESTPETMKYFSAIGYFFAKRLREDLKNVPIGLISSNWGGTPAEIWMPEDVVNNDPLLLENAKKLNEQEYGPRQPGRAYNAMIYPIVGFKIAGTLWYQGESNVGSLVYDKTLGALITSWRKEWKDDFPFYYVQIAPFKTGTNNFSNVTVRDSQRKLLKEVSKTGMVVISDISDTIDIHPKNKKDVGIRLVNLALAETYKANSNLVNGPLFKDIKIEKNKLVVSFDYADGLYFKDKKSNQFEVAGTDGVFYPAEASIKNNEVILTSKKVVNPVKVRFAWGNTIQSDLFNKANLPASCFTSEF; the protein is encoded by the coding sequence ATGAAAAATAATATTTATAAGTTTGTTTTCTTTCTATTGATTTCCAGTACTATGATGGCAAACGTTTCGCTTCCGAATATTTTTAGTGATAATATGGTTTTACAGCGCAATTCTGAAGTGAAAATTTGGGGTTGGGCAAATCCAAAAGAAGAAATTAAACTGGTTTCTGGCTGGAATAATCAGGAATATAAAACCATTGCCAATAATCAGGCGAAATGGGAAATCACGATTAAAACTCCAGAGGCTGGCGGACCTTTTTCTATTTCGATAAAAGGATACAATGAAGTCATTTTAAAAAATATTTTGATTGGAGAAGTATGGCTTTGTTCTGGACAATCAAATATGGAAATGTCGGCAAGCTGGGGAATTGACAATGGCGAAGAAGAAGCAAAAAATGCTGCAAATCCAAATATTCGATTTTTTACCGTTCCGAAATTGACTGCAGAAAGTCCACAAAATAATCTTTTAGGAAATTGGACAGAATCAACTCCAGAAACCATGAAATATTTTAGTGCGATTGGTTACTTTTTTGCCAAACGCCTTCGTGAAGATTTAAAAAATGTTCCAATCGGATTAATTTCTTCGAATTGGGGCGGAACTCCTGCAGAAATCTGGATGCCCGAAGATGTGGTTAATAATGATCCACTTTTACTAGAAAATGCTAAAAAATTAAACGAACAAGAATACGGACCAAGACAACCTGGACGTGCGTATAATGCGATGATTTATCCAATTGTCGGATTTAAAATTGCTGGAACGCTTTGGTATCAGGGAGAATCAAATGTGGGTTCTTTGGTTTATGATAAAACTTTAGGCGCCTTAATTACTTCATGGAGAAAAGAATGGAAAGATGATTTTCCTTTTTATTATGTTCAAATCGCGCCTTTTAAAACGGGAACAAACAACTTTTCAAATGTGACGGTTAGAGATTCTCAAAGAAAATTATTGAAAGAAGTGTCAAAAACTGGAATGGTCGTTATCAGCGATATTTCAGACACAATTGATATTCATCCAAAAAATAAGAAAGATGTTGGAATTCGTCTGGTCAATTTGGCTTTGGCTGAAACCTACAAAGCCAATTCCAATTTGGTTAATGGGCCACTTTTTAAAGACATTAAAATTGAGAAAAATAAACTGGTAGTTTCTTTTGATTATGCTGATGGATTGTATTTTAAAGATAAAAAATCGAATCAATTTGAAGTTGCTGGAACAGATGGAGTTTTCTATCCAGCTGAAGCTTCGATTAAAAATAACGAAGTGATTTTGACGAGTAAAAAAGTTGTAAATCCAGTAAAAGTGAGGTTTGCGTGGGGAAATACAATACAGTCTGATTTGTTTAATAAAGCGAATTTGCCGGCTTCTTGTTTTACGTCGGAATTTTAG
- a CDS encoding SGNH/GDSL hydrolase family protein, whose protein sequence is MFPKKIVLLISFLLISIISNSQTLNSNKTFLYQGRIEKLQHDNVILIGTASSVSFNFTGNECSITLQSVDAYEHHNYVQLVLDGKYIGKIRIEKGAVQSFPVQVTSNQKEHRLEIYKNTEAQSGNILFAGTTAKLTTISFKKKKKIEFIGDSITCGAASDPSDVACDKGEYMDHHNSYYAYGPRLSRTIGVDYLMSSVSGIGMYRNWNDENKDEAIMPDVYQNLYLTKDASKPKYDFAFQPDIISIALGTNDFSGGDGKKERLPFNPEKYVSNYINFIKMLYKHNPNVQIVITNSPMVGGERAVVFEDCLNKVKAAFDTDKTHKTIQIFKFKPMTPKGCSGHPDVEDHKVLADEYAPFLKSLLHEK, encoded by the coding sequence ATGTTTCCCAAAAAAATAGTGCTTTTAATTTCGTTTTTGCTGATTTCGATCATTTCGAACTCACAAACACTGAATTCAAATAAAACTTTCTTATATCAAGGTCGCATAGAAAAATTGCAGCATGATAATGTTATTTTGATTGGAACAGCTTCTTCTGTTTCTTTCAATTTTACAGGAAATGAATGTTCAATTACGCTTCAAAGTGTAGATGCTTACGAACATCATAATTATGTTCAGTTGGTTTTGGATGGAAAGTATATTGGAAAAATTAGAATTGAAAAAGGTGCGGTTCAATCTTTTCCAGTGCAGGTTACTTCAAATCAAAAAGAACATCGTTTAGAAATCTATAAAAATACAGAAGCGCAAAGCGGTAATATTTTATTTGCTGGAACAACGGCAAAACTGACTACAATTTCTTTTAAAAAGAAAAAGAAAATCGAATTTATCGGCGATTCTATTACTTGTGGTGCGGCAAGTGATCCGTCAGATGTTGCTTGCGATAAAGGTGAATATATGGATCATCATAATAGTTATTATGCTTATGGGCCAAGACTTTCGAGAACAATTGGTGTCGATTATTTAATGAGTTCTGTATCTGGAATTGGAATGTATCGTAATTGGAATGATGAAAACAAAGACGAAGCGATCATGCCAGATGTTTATCAGAATTTGTATTTGACGAAAGATGCTTCAAAACCTAAATATGATTTTGCTTTTCAACCCGACATTATTAGTATTGCTTTAGGAACAAATGACTTTTCTGGCGGAGACGGAAAAAAAGAGCGTCTGCCTTTTAATCCAGAAAAGTACGTTTCGAATTACATCAATTTCATCAAAATGTTATATAAACACAATCCGAATGTGCAGATTGTAATTACAAACAGTCCAATGGTTGGCGGAGAAAGAGCAGTTGTTTTTGAAGATTGTCTGAATAAAGTAAAAGCAGCGTTTGATACAGATAAAACACACAAAACAATTCAGATTTTCAAATTTAAGCCAATGACACCGAAAGGCTGTTCAGGACATCCAGACGTAGAAGATCATAAAGTTTTGGCAGATGAATATGCTCCATTTTTAAAAAGCTTATTACATGAAAAATAA
- a CDS encoding C40 family peptidase, with translation MRLSFFIFLSAFILFSSFNLKKSEKEFPIQNPKNQTEINRDSLIVFAKKHLGIPYVYASSNPQKGFDCSGFVSYVFKNFGMTLPRSSSGYKNIGKALKPEEFKVGDILVFYGYKNRNVVGHVGIICEANGMQSKFIHASSGKAQQVTITALDTEHYTKRFYKCVDVLSE, from the coding sequence ATGAGATTATCTTTTTTTATTTTTCTATCAGCCTTTATTTTATTTTCTTCTTTTAATTTAAAAAAGAGTGAAAAAGAATTTCCTATCCAAAATCCTAAAAATCAAACCGAAATCAATCGTGATTCTCTTATCGTTTTTGCAAAAAAGCATTTGGGAATTCCTTATGTATATGCAAGCAGTAATCCGCAAAAAGGTTTTGACTGTTCGGGTTTTGTTAGTTATGTGTTTAAAAATTTTGGAATGACGCTTCCTAGAAGTTCAAGCGGATATAAAAACATCGGTAAGGCTTTAAAACCAGAAGAATTTAAAGTTGGAGATATTTTAGTTTTCTACGGATACAAAAACAGAAATGTTGTGGGGCATGTCGGCATTATTTGTGAAGCCAACGGAATGCAGTCGAAATTCATTCATGCTTCATCAGGAAAAGCGCAGCAAGTAACTATAACAGCGCTTGATACAGAACACTATACCAAACGCTTTTATAAATGTGTCGATGTTTTATCGGAATAA